A region of Streptomyces sp. WMMC500 DNA encodes the following proteins:
- a CDS encoding GNAT family N-acetyltransferase codes for MPPDPPPPTRPPELLPDDTIDFGVDLARILGDPARSPVPYDICCWTPAGTPAGPFRLEPVDPAGPERDLRLLHRWMNDPSVAAFWKLAGPVEVTARHVRAQLEAGHSVPCFGVLGGERMSYWEVYRADRDPLARHYRARPHDTGVHLLLGGGADRGRGLGSLLIRAVSDLVFDNEASCARVLAEPDVHNVPSVAAFLNAGFHFQEELALPDKRAALMVRERASRDGGAGPVPPPDPPASPPGPPRPHLP; via the coding sequence GTGCCACCCGATCCCCCGCCCCCTACCAGGCCCCCGGAGCTGCTCCCCGACGACACCATCGACTTCGGCGTCGACCTCGCCCGGATCCTCGGGGACCCTGCCCGGTCCCCCGTGCCGTACGACATCTGCTGCTGGACGCCCGCGGGCACGCCGGCCGGTCCGTTCCGGCTGGAGCCCGTCGACCCGGCCGGGCCCGAGCGTGACCTGCGACTGCTGCACCGCTGGATGAACGACCCGTCCGTGGCCGCCTTCTGGAAGCTCGCCGGGCCCGTGGAGGTCACCGCGCGGCACGTGCGCGCGCAGCTCGAAGCGGGACACAGCGTGCCCTGCTTCGGTGTGCTGGGCGGCGAGCGGATGAGCTACTGGGAGGTCTACCGCGCCGACCGCGACCCCCTCGCGCGGCACTACCGCGCGCGCCCCCACGACACGGGTGTCCACCTGCTCCTGGGCGGCGGCGCCGACCGCGGCCGGGGGCTCGGCTCCCTGCTGATCCGCGCGGTCAGCGACCTCGTGTTCGACAACGAAGCGTCGTGCGCGCGGGTGCTAGCGGAGCCGGACGTGCACAACGTGCCGTCGGTCGCCGCCTTTCTGAACGCCGGTTTCCACTTCCAGGAGGAGCTGGCCCTTCCCGACAAGCGGGCGGCCCTGATGGTCCGTGAGCGCGCGTCGCGCGACGGCGGCGCCGGTCCCGTGCCGCCGCCGGACCCGCCCGCGAGCCCACCGGGGCCGCCGCGGCCCCATCTGCCGTAG
- a CDS encoding IucA/IucC family protein, with translation MSDAAHTTHQTDWDLAASRLLAKMLGEFAYEGIVTPEADPEPGSGPGPATHGGRPYRLPVADGVTYRFTARRGPYGHWRVDPGSLAPDGDPLRFLARAHDGLLRLAGDTTGHLIRELTATLAADVRLARGAPSAARLADLGYAELEGHQTGHPWLVANKGRIGFSAADAAAYAPEARVPRRLPWLAVHSSLAEYRGVPALARPEELYAQELCAPTRAVFAGAVTAAGRDPDDYLWLPVHPWQWDETVATLYAPQVAAGLVIPLPADEGPADMWLPQQSVRTFLNLSRPRARSVKLPLSVLNTLVWRGLPTERTLAAPAVTRWVHGLRDGDPFLAGETRVVLLGETASVTVRHPLYDSLPAVPYQYRELLGCIWREPIGPLLDPGERARTLAALLWTDAGGRSLTAELVRRSGLAPRLWLARLFAALLPPLLHFLYRYGTVFSPHGENAVVVFDGADVPVRLAVKDFVDDVNVSAKPLPEHAGMPGDVRRTLLTEPPEFLPQFIHSGLFVGVFRYLAPLCADELGVPEAEFFGLVRAEILRYQRRFPELAERFALFDLLAPRIDRLCLNRNRLYLDGYRDRAERPHAAVDGTVPNPLHST, from the coding sequence TTGTCCGACGCCGCGCACACCACCCACCAGACCGACTGGGACCTGGCCGCCAGCAGACTGCTGGCCAAGATGCTGGGCGAGTTCGCCTACGAGGGCATAGTCACCCCGGAGGCCGACCCGGAGCCCGGATCCGGCCCCGGCCCCGCGACCCACGGCGGACGCCCCTACCGCCTCCCCGTCGCCGACGGCGTGACGTACCGCTTCACCGCTCGCCGCGGTCCGTACGGCCACTGGCGCGTCGACCCCGGCTCCCTGGCCCCGGACGGCGACCCGCTGCGCTTCCTGGCCCGCGCCCACGACGGCCTCCTGCGGCTGGCCGGCGACACCACCGGCCACCTCATCCGCGAGCTGACCGCCACCCTCGCCGCCGACGTCCGCCTCGCCCGCGGCGCACCGTCCGCCGCCCGCCTCGCCGACCTCGGCTACGCCGAACTGGAGGGCCACCAGACCGGCCACCCGTGGCTGGTCGCCAACAAGGGACGCATCGGCTTCTCCGCCGCCGACGCCGCCGCGTACGCCCCGGAGGCCCGCGTCCCGCGGCGGCTGCCGTGGCTGGCCGTGCATAGCTCGCTCGCCGAGTACCGCGGGGTGCCCGCCCTCGCCCGCCCGGAGGAGCTGTACGCGCAGGAGCTGTGCGCCCCCACGCGCGCGGTGTTCGCCGGCGCGGTCACCGCGGCCGGCCGCGACCCGGACGACTACCTGTGGCTGCCGGTGCACCCGTGGCAGTGGGACGAGACCGTCGCCACGCTCTACGCGCCGCAGGTCGCCGCCGGGCTCGTGATCCCGCTGCCGGCGGACGAAGGACCGGCCGACATGTGGCTGCCCCAGCAGTCGGTGCGTACGTTCCTCAATCTCAGCCGTCCGCGGGCGCGTTCCGTGAAGCTGCCGCTGTCCGTGCTCAACACCCTGGTCTGGCGCGGCCTGCCCACGGAGCGCACCCTCGCGGCCCCCGCCGTCACCCGCTGGGTGCACGGCCTGCGCGACGGCGACCCGTTCCTCGCCGGGGAGACGCGCGTCGTGCTGCTCGGCGAGACGGCGAGCGTGACCGTGCGGCATCCGCTCTACGACTCCCTGCCGGCCGTCCCGTACCAGTACCGGGAACTGCTGGGCTGCATCTGGCGGGAGCCCATCGGCCCGCTGCTCGACCCCGGGGAGCGGGCCAGGACGCTGGCGGCCCTGCTGTGGACCGACGCCGGCGGGCGTTCGCTGACCGCCGAGCTGGTACGCCGCTCCGGGCTCGCGCCCAGGCTGTGGCTGGCGCGGCTCTTCGCCGCCCTGCTGCCGCCGCTGCTGCACTTCCTGTACCGCTACGGGACCGTCTTCTCGCCGCACGGCGAGAACGCCGTCGTGGTCTTCGACGGCGCGGACGTGCCGGTGCGGCTGGCGGTGAAGGACTTCGTCGACGACGTCAACGTCAGCGCCAAGCCGCTGCCGGAGCACGCCGGGATGCCGGGAGACGTACGCCGCACGCTGCTGACCGAACCGCCCGAGTTCCTGCCGCAGTTCATCCATTCCGGCCTGTTCGTCGGCGTGTTCCGCTACCTGGCACCGCTGTGCGCGGACGAACTCGGCGTGCCGGAGGCGGAGTTCTTCGGCCTCGTACGGGCCGAGATCCTGCGCTACCAGCGGCGGTTCCCGGAGCTTGCGGAGCGCTTCGCGCTCTTCGACCTGCTGGCGCCGCGCATCGACCGGCTCTGCCTGAACCGCAACCGGCTCTACCTCGACGGCTACCGCGACCGGGCCGAGCGCCCGCACGCCGCCGTCGACGGCACCGTACCCAACCCCCTTCACTCGACGTGA
- a CDS encoding ATP-dependent DNA helicase: MADQNLLAPDDGAGTPAHDAPGGPEGPEGPDDSGDRGELRELLHAAVAAVGGHEREGQVAMAEAVAAAIADGSHLLAQAGTGTGKSLGYLVPALAHGERVVIATATLALQRQLVERDLPRTVEALHPRLRRRPEFATLKGRSNYLCLHRVHEGVPQDDPDLGAGLFDPFESASSQPSSKLGQDLLRLRDWADETESGDRDSLTPGVSDRAWSQVSVSARECLSAARCAYGPECFAEAARERAKLADVVVTNHALLAIDALEGAPVLPSHEVLIVDEAHELVSRVTGVATGELTPGRVNRAVRLSAKLVNEKAADALQTAAESFERLMELALPGRLEPVPEDLGYALLALRDASRTVISALGTTRDSSVQDEDVVRRLALASVENVQEVAERITQGSEFDVVWFERHDRFGASLRVAPLSVSGLVREKVFSDRSVTLTSATLKLGGDFAGIGASLGLPPEGGGEEGAPVWKGLDVGSPFEYRKQGILYVARHLERPGRDGTRKDMLDELAELVEAAGGRTLGLFSSKRAAEAAATELRGRLDVPVLLQGEETLGELIKRFAADEPTCLFGSLSLWQGVDVPGAGCQLVVMDRIPFPRPDDPLATARQEAVEKAGGNGFMAVAATHAALLMAQGAGRLVRATGDRGVVAVLDPRLATARYGSYLRASMPDFWYTTDRNQVRRSLAAIDAAARSDRSNG, encoded by the coding sequence ATGGCAGACCAGAACCTCCTCGCGCCCGACGACGGCGCCGGCACGCCCGCGCACGACGCCCCGGGCGGCCCCGAGGGCCCGGAGGGCCCGGACGACAGCGGTGACCGCGGCGAGCTGCGCGAGCTGCTCCATGCGGCCGTGGCCGCCGTCGGCGGCCACGAGCGGGAGGGTCAGGTGGCGATGGCCGAGGCGGTCGCGGCGGCGATCGCGGACGGCTCGCACCTGCTGGCGCAGGCCGGGACGGGGACGGGCAAGTCGCTGGGCTATCTGGTGCCGGCGCTCGCGCACGGCGAGCGCGTCGTGATCGCGACGGCGACGCTGGCGCTGCAGCGGCAGCTCGTCGAGCGCGATCTGCCGCGCACGGTGGAGGCGCTGCACCCGCGGCTGCGCCGGCGCCCCGAGTTCGCGACGCTGAAGGGCCGGTCGAACTACCTGTGCCTGCACCGGGTGCACGAGGGCGTGCCGCAGGACGACCCGGACCTGGGCGCCGGGCTCTTCGACCCGTTCGAGAGCGCGTCGTCGCAGCCGTCGAGCAAGCTCGGCCAGGATCTGCTGCGGCTGCGCGACTGGGCGGACGAGACGGAGAGCGGCGACCGGGACTCGCTGACGCCGGGGGTCTCCGACCGCGCCTGGTCGCAGGTGTCGGTGTCGGCCCGGGAGTGCCTGAGCGCGGCGCGCTGCGCGTACGGTCCCGAGTGCTTCGCGGAGGCGGCGCGGGAGCGGGCGAAGCTGGCGGACGTGGTGGTCACGAACCACGCACTGCTGGCCATCGACGCCCTGGAGGGCGCCCCGGTGCTGCCGTCGCACGAGGTGCTGATCGTCGACGAGGCGCACGAGCTGGTCTCCCGCGTCACCGGCGTGGCCACCGGGGAGCTGACGCCGGGGCGGGTCAACCGCGCGGTGCGGCTGTCCGCGAAGCTGGTCAACGAGAAGGCGGCGGACGCGCTGCAGACGGCGGCGGAGAGCTTCGAGCGGCTGATGGAGCTGGCGCTGCCGGGCCGGCTGGAGCCCGTTCCGGAGGACCTGGGGTACGCGCTGCTGGCGCTGCGGGACGCCTCGCGCACGGTCATCTCCGCGCTGGGCACGACGCGCGACTCCTCGGTGCAGGACGAGGACGTGGTGCGCCGCCTCGCGCTGGCCTCGGTGGAGAACGTGCAGGAGGTCGCCGAGCGGATCACGCAGGGCTCGGAGTTCGACGTGGTGTGGTTCGAGCGGCACGACCGGTTCGGGGCGTCGCTGCGGGTGGCGCCGCTGTCGGTGTCGGGGCTGGTGCGCGAGAAGGTGTTCAGCGACCGTTCGGTGACACTCACCTCGGCGACGCTCAAGCTGGGCGGCGACTTCGCGGGGATCGGCGCCTCGCTGGGGCTGCCGCCGGAGGGCGGCGGCGAGGAGGGCGCCCCGGTCTGGAAGGGCCTCGACGTCGGCTCCCCCTTCGAGTACCGCAAGCAGGGCATCCTGTACGTCGCCCGGCATCTGGAGCGGCCCGGCCGGGACGGCACGCGCAAGGACATGCTCGACGAGCTTGCGGAGCTGGTGGAGGCGGCCGGCGGGCGCACGCTGGGGCTGTTCTCCTCGAAGCGGGCGGCCGAGGCGGCGGCCACGGAGCTGCGCGGCCGGCTCGACGTCCCGGTGCTGCTGCAGGGCGAGGAGACGCTCGGCGAGCTGATCAAGCGCTTCGCGGCGGACGAGCCGACGTGCCTGTTCGGCAGTCTGTCGCTGTGGCAGGGCGTCGATGTGCCGGGTGCCGGCTGCCAGTTGGTGGTGATGGACCGCATCCCCTTCCCACGGCCCGACGACCCGCTGGCCACCGCGCGCCAGGAGGCGGTGGAGAAGGCCGGCGGCAACGGCTTCATGGCGGTCGCGGCGACGCACGCGGCGCTGCTCATGGCGCAGGGCGCCGGCCGGCTCGTCCGCGCCACGGGTGACCGCGGTGTCGTCGCCGTGCTCGATCCGCGGCTGGCGACGGCCCGTTACGGCAGCTATCTGCGCGCGTCCATGCCCGACTTCTGGTATACGACCGACCGCAACCAGGTACGTCGTTCGCTGGCCGCGATCGACGCGGCGGCACGGTCGGATCGCTCGAATGGGTGA
- a CDS encoding HD domain-containing protein: MSAGVHSPGNPAGGARRRGRARLDLRRLGRVALLGGASSRDGLPHALEHVAKAHRGFYPDADIPTLRTAYLLAEDAHRGQTRKSGDPYITHPLAVTLILAELGAETTTLTASLLHDTVEDTEVTLDQVRAGFGEEVAYLVDGVTKLEKVDYGAAAEPETFRKMLVATGSDVRVMSIKLADRLHNMRTLGVMRREKQVRIARVTHDVLIPLAERLGVQAIKTELEDLVFAVLHPEDYARSRELLLANAGRPDPLEETAAEMREVLHAAGITAEVAIRPRHVVSVHRVLKKRGELRGTDFGRLLVLVPEAADCYAVLGELHTCFKPVPAEFKDFIAVPKFNLYQSLHTAVADQRGYVVETLVRSRQMHRVAEAGVVALASPLARPAAGQVGDWLKRLLEWQRATPDPDAFWSALREDLAPDQEITVFCDPGGPLVLPAGASCVDAAYARHGETAHTLVGARVNGRLAGLGTRLRDGDTLTLLLAPEASGPAPEWLDHAQTPAARIAITRWLADHPAARIADAALPLPADYAPAAAVATALPGSPADDVTADVTAGAPAVLPAEGVPRAAEPAVAELPDAALRLARCCTPVPPDAVTGFVVRGGAVAVHRAQCASVARMAAAGRRELRVHWRTGEGAPPADLRVTLKAEAFVRAHLLADLTEAIAAEGVAIVAADVEPPRQQRVRHTYTLLLPDPAGLPGLMRAMRRVPGVYDVSRAQHPPGADRQAPGVRARTR, encoded by the coding sequence TTGAGCGCAGGGGTCCACAGTCCGGGCAATCCGGCGGGCGGCGCCCGCCGACGCGGCAGGGCCCGCCTCGATCTCCGTCGGCTGGGCCGCGTGGCTCTGCTGGGCGGCGCCTCGTCGCGCGACGGCCTGCCGCACGCCCTGGAGCATGTGGCCAAGGCGCACCGCGGGTTCTATCCCGACGCCGACATTCCCACGCTGCGTACGGCGTACCTGCTCGCCGAGGACGCGCACCGGGGCCAGACGCGCAAGAGCGGTGACCCGTACATCACCCATCCGCTGGCCGTCACCCTGATCCTCGCCGAACTCGGCGCGGAGACCACGACGTTGACGGCGTCGCTGCTGCACGACACCGTCGAGGACACCGAGGTGACGCTCGACCAGGTGCGGGCGGGCTTCGGCGAGGAGGTGGCGTACCTCGTCGACGGAGTCACCAAGCTGGAGAAGGTCGACTACGGCGCCGCCGCCGAGCCCGAGACGTTCCGCAAGATGCTGGTGGCCACCGGCAGCGACGTCCGGGTGATGTCGATCAAGCTCGCGGACCGGCTGCACAACATGCGCACGCTGGGCGTGATGCGCCGGGAGAAGCAGGTGCGCATCGCGCGGGTGACGCACGACGTGCTGATCCCGCTGGCCGAGCGGCTCGGCGTGCAGGCGATCAAGACCGAGCTGGAGGACCTGGTCTTCGCCGTCCTGCACCCCGAGGACTACGCGCGCAGCCGGGAGTTGCTGCTCGCGAACGCCGGGCGGCCGGACCCGCTGGAGGAGACCGCGGCCGAGATGCGCGAGGTCCTGCACGCCGCGGGCATCACCGCGGAGGTGGCCATCCGGCCGCGGCACGTCGTCTCGGTGCACCGGGTGCTGAAGAAGCGCGGCGAGCTGCGCGGGACGGACTTCGGCCGGCTGCTGGTGCTGGTGCCGGAGGCGGCCGACTGCTACGCGGTGCTGGGCGAGTTGCACACGTGTTTCAAGCCCGTGCCCGCGGAGTTCAAGGACTTCATCGCCGTACCGAAGTTCAACCTCTACCAGTCGCTGCACACGGCCGTCGCCGACCAGCGCGGGTACGTCGTCGAGACGCTGGTACGCAGCCGGCAGATGCACCGCGTCGCCGAGGCCGGCGTGGTGGCCCTGGCCAGCCCGCTGGCACGGCCCGCGGCCGGTCAGGTGGGCGACTGGCTGAAGCGGCTGCTGGAGTGGCAGCGCGCCACGCCCGACCCCGACGCCTTCTGGTCCGCCTTACGCGAGGACCTCGCCCCCGATCAGGAGATCACGGTCTTCTGCGACCCGGGCGGGCCGCTGGTGCTGCCCGCGGGGGCCAGTTGTGTGGACGCGGCGTACGCGCGCCACGGGGAGACGGCGCACACGCTGGTGGGCGCGCGCGTCAACGGACGGCTCGCCGGCCTCGGGACGCGGCTGCGTGACGGTGACACGCTGACGCTGCTGCTGGCGCCGGAGGCGTCGGGGCCCGCGCCGGAGTGGCTGGACCACGCGCAGACGCCGGCGGCGCGGATCGCCATCACGCGCTGGCTGGCGGACCACCCGGCGGCCCGGATCGCGGACGCGGCGCTCCCCCTCCCGGCCGACTACGCCCCGGCAGCCGCGGTCGCGACGGCGCTGCCCGGTTCCCCCGCGGACGACGTCACGGCGGACGTCACGGCGGGCGCCCCCGCCGTCCTACCGGCTGAGGGCGTGCCGCGCGCCGCCGAGCCCGCCGTCGCCGAGCTGCCGGACGCCGCGCTCCGCCTCGCCCGTTGCTGTACGCCCGTGCCCCCCGACGCCGTCACCGGCTTCGTCGTCCGCGGCGGCGCCGTCGCCGTGCACCGGGCGCAGTGCGCCTCCGTGGCCCGCATGGCCGCCGCCGGCCGCCGCGAACTGCGCGTCCACTGGCGTACGGGCGAGGGCGCACCCCCCGCCGACCTGCGGGTGACGCTCAAGGCGGAGGCGTTCGTACGGGCCCACCTGCTCGCCGACCTCACCGAGGCCATCGCCGCCGAGGGCGTCGCCATCGTCGCCGCCGACGTCGAGCCGCCGCGCCAGCAGCGGGTACGGCACACGTACACGCTCCTGCTCCCCGACCCGGCGGGGCTGCCGGGCCTGATGCGGGCGATGCGCCGGGTGCCCGGGGTGTACGACGTCTCCCGCGCCCAGCACCCCCCGGGCGCGGACCGGCAGGCGCCCGGCGTGCGGGCCCGCACTCGTTAG
- a CDS encoding M1 family metallopeptidase, with protein MLRSVRRRRAPRHALLAVTVLATLAAAPGAPPAPAPPGGAAGPAVQPPPRPAGIGDPLFPHLGNPGYDVRAYDIALTYRGRNDVPLSARTEITARVTARLPRLNLDFTHGTVRDVTVNGRPAAHARAGEDLVVTPARTLYPGDTLRVAVRHTSDPRGGGGGWIRTGDGLAMANQADAAHRVFPGNDHPADKARFTFRVTAPGDLTVVANGLGLDRERAGARTTWTYRTAHPMATELAQVSIGRSAVLRGTGPHGLPLRHVVPERDRRAARPVVDRTSAQIAWMERQVGRYPLESYGVLSVDAPLNFALETQTLSVFGRDFLRSAAGHPERAERVFVHELAHQWFGNSVTPRRWSDLWLNEGHATWYEALFTDERHDRGSLVHRMRAAYELSDAWRREGGPPAAPRPPAGGGRLELFRPVVYDGGALVLYALRREIGTRAFGELERAWVTRHRDGTAGTADFVALASEVAGRDLEGFLHAWLYDERTPPMPGHPGWRTAEPAQTAKTAKRAKTAETAETAETAKTAPTAR; from the coding sequence ATGCTCCGCTCCGTCCGCCGGCGCCGTGCGCCGCGCCACGCCCTGCTCGCCGTCACCGTGCTCGCCACCCTGGCCGCCGCACCGGGCGCCCCGCCCGCGCCGGCCCCGCCCGGCGGGGCTGCCGGGCCCGCCGTCCAGCCGCCGCCCCGCCCCGCCGGCATCGGCGACCCGCTCTTCCCGCACCTCGGCAACCCCGGCTACGACGTCCGCGCCTACGACATCGCCCTCACCTACCGCGGCCGCAACGACGTTCCCCTGAGCGCCCGCACCGAGATCACGGCCCGGGTCACGGCCCGGCTGCCCCGCCTCAACCTCGACTTCACCCACGGCACGGTCCGCGACGTCACCGTGAACGGCCGGCCCGCCGCGCACGCCCGCGCCGGCGAGGACCTCGTCGTCACCCCGGCCCGCACCCTGTACCCCGGCGACACGCTGCGCGTCGCCGTACGGCACACCAGCGACCCCCGCGGCGGGGGCGGCGGCTGGATCCGCACCGGGGACGGCCTGGCGATGGCCAACCAGGCCGACGCCGCGCACCGCGTCTTCCCCGGCAACGACCACCCCGCGGACAAGGCCCGCTTCACCTTCCGCGTCACCGCGCCCGGGGACCTCACCGTCGTCGCCAACGGCCTGGGCCTGGACCGCGAGCGGGCCGGCGCCCGCACCACGTGGACGTACCGCACCGCGCACCCCATGGCCACCGAGCTGGCCCAGGTCTCCATCGGCCGCTCCGCCGTGCTGCGTGGCACGGGCCCGCACGGGCTGCCGCTGCGCCACGTCGTGCCCGAGCGCGACCGGCGCGCGGCCCGGCCGGTCGTCGACCGCACGTCCGCGCAGATCGCCTGGATGGAGCGGCAGGTGGGCCGCTACCCGCTGGAGTCGTACGGGGTGCTGTCCGTGGACGCGCCGCTGAACTTCGCGCTGGAGACGCAGACCCTGTCGGTCTTCGGCCGCGACTTCCTGCGGTCGGCGGCCGGGCATCCGGAGCGCGCCGAGCGCGTGTTCGTGCACGAGCTGGCCCACCAGTGGTTCGGCAACAGCGTGACGCCGCGCAGGTGGTCGGATCTGTGGCTGAACGAGGGCCATGCGACCTGGTACGAGGCGCTGTTCACCGACGAGCGGCACGACCGCGGCAGCCTGGTGCACCGGATGCGCGCGGCGTACGAGCTGTCCGACGCCTGGCGGAGGGAGGGCGGCCCGCCGGCCGCGCCCCGGCCGCCCGCGGGTGGCGGCCGGCTGGAGCTGTTCCGTCCGGTGGTCTACGACGGCGGCGCACTGGTGCTGTACGCGCTGCGCCGGGAGATCGGTACCCGGGCGTTCGGCGAGCTGGAACGCGCCTGGGTGACGCGCCACCGGGACGGCACCGCCGGCACCGCGGACTTCGTCGCGCTCGCGTCCGAGGTCGCCGGCCGCGACCTGGAGGGCTTCCTGCACGCCTGGCTGTACGACGAGCGCACCCCGCCGATGCCGGGCCACCCCGGCTGGAGGACGGCCGAGCCGGCGCAGACGGCCAAGACAGCCAAAAGGGCCAAGACGGCGGAGACAGCCGAGACAGCCGAGACAGCCAAGACGGCGCCGACCGCGCGCTGA
- the hflX gene encoding GTPase HflX: MTSPTHLPQDDQRLPEGLRADALMEAEAAWSPGSDAGRDGDQFDREDRAALRRVAGLSTELEDVTEVEYRQLRLERVVLVGVWTSGTAQDAENSLAELAALAETAGAVVLDGVVQRRERPDPATYIGSGKALELRDIVVETAADTVVCDGELSPGQLIHLEDVVKVKVVDRTALILDIFAQHAKSREGKAQVALAQMQYMLPRLRGWGQSLSRQMGGGGSGSAGGGMATRGPGETKIETDRRRIREKMAKLRREIADMKTGRDVKRQERKRHKVPSAAIAGYTNAGKSSLLNRLTGAGVLVENALFATLDPTVRRAETPSGRLYTLADTVGFVRHLPHHLVEAFRSTMEEVGDADLILHVVDGSHPAPEEQLASVREVIRDVGATSVPEIVVINKADIADPDVLRRLLRMEPRAIAVSAATGAGIEELKALVDVELPRPQVEIEAVVPYTKGALVSRVHDEGEVLVEEHIAAGTLLKARVHEELAAELKRYAPAGQAD, translated from the coding sequence ATGACTTCTCCCACCCACCTTCCCCAGGACGATCAGCGTCTCCCGGAAGGCCTGCGTGCCGACGCCCTCATGGAAGCCGAAGCCGCGTGGAGTCCCGGATCCGACGCCGGTCGTGACGGCGATCAGTTCGACCGCGAGGACCGTGCGGCCCTGCGCCGCGTGGCGGGTCTGTCGACGGAGCTGGAGGACGTCACCGAGGTCGAGTACCGGCAGCTCCGGCTGGAGCGGGTCGTGCTCGTCGGCGTGTGGACCTCCGGTACGGCCCAGGACGCCGAGAACTCGCTCGCGGAGCTGGCCGCGCTCGCCGAGACGGCCGGCGCGGTCGTGCTCGACGGCGTGGTGCAGCGCCGCGAGAGGCCCGACCCCGCGACGTACATCGGTTCCGGCAAGGCGCTGGAGCTGCGCGACATCGTGGTCGAGACCGCGGCCGACACGGTCGTCTGCGACGGTGAGCTGAGCCCCGGCCAGCTCATCCACCTCGAAGACGTCGTCAAGGTCAAGGTCGTGGACCGTACCGCCCTGATCCTCGACATCTTCGCCCAGCACGCCAAGTCCCGCGAGGGCAAGGCGCAGGTCGCGCTGGCGCAGATGCAGTACATGCTGCCGCGACTGCGCGGCTGGGGTCAGTCGCTGTCCCGGCAGATGGGCGGCGGCGGCTCGGGCTCCGCGGGCGGCGGCATGGCCACCCGCGGCCCCGGCGAGACGAAGATCGAGACGGACCGGCGGCGCATCCGCGAGAAGATGGCGAAGCTCCGCCGCGAGATCGCGGACATGAAGACCGGCCGCGACGTCAAGCGGCAGGAGCGCAAGCGGCACAAGGTGCCGTCGGCCGCCATCGCCGGTTACACGAACGCGGGCAAGTCCTCGCTGCTCAACCGGCTCACGGGCGCGGGCGTGCTGGTGGAGAACGCGCTGTTCGCCACCCTCGACCCGACCGTGCGCCGCGCGGAGACGCCCAGCGGACGGCTGTACACGCTGGCGGACACCGTCGGTTTCGTACGGCACCTGCCGCACCACCTCGTCGAGGCGTTCCGCTCCACGATGGAGGAGGTCGGCGACGCCGACCTGATCCTGCACGTGGTCGACGGCTCGCACCCGGCGCCCGAGGAGCAGCTCGCCAGCGTGCGCGAGGTGATCCGTGACGTGGGTGCGACGTCGGTGCCCGAGATCGTGGTGATCAACAAGGCGGACATCGCCGATCCGGACGTGCTGCGCCGGCTGCTGCGCATGGAGCCGCGGGCGATCGCGGTCTCGGCCGCGACCGGCGCCGGGATCGAGGAGCTGAAGGCGCTCGTCGACGTGGAGCTGCCGCGACCTCAGGTCGAGATCGAGGCGGTCGTGCCGTACACGAAGGGGGCGCTCGTCTCCCGCGTGCACGACGAGGGCGAGGTGCTCGTGGAGGAGCACATCGCCGCGGGCACGCTGCTCAAGGCCCGGGTGCACGAGGAACTGGCCGCCGAGCTGAAGCGCTACGCCCCCGCGGGACAGGCCGACTGA